The following are encoded together in the Lactuca sativa cultivar Salinas chromosome 1, Lsat_Salinas_v11, whole genome shotgun sequence genome:
- the LOC111911010 gene encoding uncharacterized protein LOC111911010, with the protein MAEKRSRASWSSDFVNKTFLDACIQELTSNGREGSGLKGTSWNTIAEKLKKEHDFVVDKKQMKYRYDYLKSKYAVWLKLKNKTGNLYNPITNTFQMTDEEWKAEAKLNKMVEKLRNAPLLYPELCTQLFDGATSTGAASWGPSSTLPHPAEAFTTQDYDDIEMVDTAPQMDIPASTSTVPPPTSASHASADSSVRSKNKRGKRNAPTDTLDDDIREVGKEIMKAAQAFAQTHNLDKEMDECIEKLKVLEWGSSDPKYITALMLFAENAGNRKIWLRLESSTCELWVKSAGKNFGLLG; encoded by the exons ATGGCAGAAAAGAGAAGTAGAGCTAGTTGGTCTTCGGATTTTGTGAACAAAACTTTTCTTGATGCATGTATACAAGAACTAACAAGTAATGGTCGGGAGGGTAGTGGTCTTAAAGGTACCTCATGGAATACAATagctgaaaaactaaaaaaagaaCATGACTTTGTTGTTGAcaaaaaacaaatgaaatatCGTTATGACTATTTGAAAAGCAAGTATGCAGTTTGGttgaaattaaaaaacaaaactgGGAATCTCTATAATCCTATAACAAACACGTTTCAAATGACGGATGAAGAGTGGAAAGCGGAGGCGAAG TTGAACAAGATGGTTGAGAAATTAAGAAATGCACCCCTCCTTTACCCTGAGCTATGCACCCAGTTGTTTGACGGTGCGACCTCGACTGGTGCTGCTAGTTGGGGACCATCTTCGACACTCCCTCATCCTGCAGAAGCCTTTACTACACAAGATTATGATGATATCGAGATGGTAGATACAGCACCTCAAATGGATATCCCAGCCTCAACTTCAACAGTACCCCCACCTACAAGTGCATCACATGCAAGTGCAGATTCGTCTGTTCGGTCCAAAAACAAAAGAGGAAAACGAAATGCACCCACAGACACACTAGATGATGACATAAGAGAGGTTGGCAAGGAAATTATGAAGGCGGCTCAGGCATTTGCGCAAACTCATAATCTTGACAAGGAGATGGATGAATGTATTGAAAAATTGAAAGTCTTGGAGTGGGGAAGTTCTGATCCGAAATACATCACTGCTCTTATGTTGTTCGCTGAAAATGCTGGTAACAGGAAAATTTGGTTACGCCTCGAGTCTTCGACTTGTGAGTTGTGGGTGAAAAGTGCGGGAAAGAATTTTGGATTACTTGGTTGA
- the LOC128126970 gene encoding uncharacterized protein LOC128126970 produces the protein MDKEGEFLGFLILSCYWLMLVRKRKKRIGRIKANESEESGHAYTQDLIHGCPIQCFDMMRLSQDAFVLLCNHFTQRNWLQHSRTISVEEKMAIFLHVIGHNERFRAVKERFHHSIQTIHQCFHEVLKAMMCFAREIIVPTSSNTTRNTSERHRRLKNIFPRALGALDGTLVHAVVPVDEQTRYRGRGKGECYQNVIGICDFDMIFTFVWAGWEGIAHDSKVLKEVAFNPTSGFPFPPPDKYYLCDAAYTNTRGFMAPYRNTRYWLADFRRNRALTKEERFNHAHAQLRNIIERAYGVLKARFPILKRMTPYPFPVQRDIVIACVAVHNFIKKYDIQDDLFTNFEQNTMVTPNVGGGGSEGQNIQSIEWGSEAVEYMTTLRDQIANQLLSNGLR, from the exons ATGGATAAAGAAGGTGAGTTTTTAGGTTTCCTTATACTCTCATGCTATTGGTTGATGTTGGttcgaaaaagaaaaaaaagaattgGAAGAATAAAAGCTAACGAATCGGAAGAATCCGGACATGCATACACACAAGATTTGATACACGGATGTCCTATACAATGTTTTGATATGATGCGTCTTTCACAAGATGCATTTGTATTATTATGCAATCATTTTACTCAAAGAAATTGGTTGCAACATAGTAGGACAATAAGCGTTGAAGAGAAGATGGCTATATTTTTACATGTTATAGGACATAATGAACGTTTTCGAGCTGTTAAAGAAAGGTTTCACCATTCCATACAAacgattcatcaatgttttcatgAAGTGCTAAAAGCAATGATGTGTTTTGCAAGAGAAATTATTGTACCAACATCTTCTAATACAACAAGAAATACCTCGGAACGACATAGACGGCTAAAAAACATATTTCCTAGAGCATTAGGTGCACTAGATGGAACACTTGTACATGCAGTTGTGCCCGTTGATGAACAAACTCGCTATAGAGGAAGAGGAAAAGGTGAATGTTATCAAAATGTAAtaggaatttgtgattttgatatgatattcacctttgtATGGGCTGGATGGGAGGGCATAGCACACGATTctaaagttttgaaagaagttgcatttaaTCCGACTTCTGGATTTCCATTCCCTCCACCAG ataaatattacctttgtgatgccGCATACACCAACACCCGTGGATTTATGGCTCCTTACCGCAatactaggtattggttagccgatttTCGAAGAAACAGAGCGTTAACCAAGGAAGAAAGGTTCAATCATGCtcatgcacaacttagaaatatcattgaacgtgcttatggtgtattgaaAGCGAGATTTCCAATTTTAAAACGTATGACTCCTTATCCTTTTCCCGTGCAAAGAGACATAGTCATTGCCTGTGTCgcggtccataattttataaagaaatacGATATTCAAGATGACCTATTTACGAACTTTGAACAAAACACTATGGTTACTCCTAATgtgggaggtggaggaagtgagggTCAAAACATACAAAGCATAGAATGGGGTTCAGAAGCCGTTGAGTATATGACTACTTTGCGTGACCAGATTGCTAATCAGTTACTTTCAAATGGTTTACGttaa
- the LOC111911022 gene encoding floral homeotic protein PMADS 2 codes for MGRGKIEIKRIENTSNRQVTYSKRKNGIIKKAKEITVLCDANVSLVICGSSGKMYEYCSPKTNLIDMLDRYQRLSGNKLWDAKHENLQNEIDRIKKENESMQIELRHLKGEDITSLNYEELIAYEDALENGLTNIREKKDEIPKIMRKHEQVLEEENKHLMYLVQQSEMATMGDYQGQEPFSFRVQPMQPNLHERM; via the exons ATGGGGAGAGGAAAGATAGAGATCAAGAGGATAGAGAACACTAGCAACAGACAAGTCACCTACTCAAAGCGAAAGAATGGAATCATCAAGAAAGCTAAAGAAATCACTGTTCTTTGTGATGCTAATGTCTCTCTTGTTATCTGTggctcttctggaaagatgtatGAATACTGTAGCCCCAAAACCAA CTTGATTGACATGCTGGATCGATATCAAAGGCTTTCTGGAAATAAGTTGTGGGATGCAAAACATGAG AATCTGCAGAATGAAATTGATAGAATCAAGAAAGAGAACGAAAGCATGCAAATTGAGCTCAG GCACTTAAAAGGGGAAGATATAACATCGTTGAACTATGAAGAGCTAATTGCGTATGAAGATGCACTTGAAAATGGACTCACCAACATTCGTGAGAAAAAG GATGAAATCCCTAAAATCATGAGGAAGCAT GAACAAGTACTGGAGGAAGAGAATAAGCATCTAATGTATCTTGTG CAACAAAGTGAAATGGCAACCATGGGAGATTACCAAGGTCAAGAGCCTTTTTCCTTTCGTGTCCAGCCAATGCAGCCTAACTTGCATGAAAGGATGTAA